In a genomic window of uncultured Flavobacterium sp.:
- a CDS encoding RagB/SusD family nutrient uptake outer membrane protein, with product MKHIYIITLSLLMLTVTSCEEYTDVTPKGALVIETAAQFYEMVSLPNRGYPISNFQYLSDDQWMKESNVIGVTPNVDIINFTFDETTDRVSLLKTSSFYNQAYAYINRWNTIITLIDDSKGDENTKKLAKAEAKINRAYDHFLLVNTYAKGYNPQTAATDGGICIMDKFDLEAQPAKSTVAQVYDFIQKDIEDALPYLQEKPLDVYHPSLAFAYAFKAKVHLFKREIAKAREAAEKSLSYNNQIFDMVAYSKQGGPTVVTVPAANNVEVLSYQYMTGYNEMNFAYQYVISPELRTLFGTNDARFNLFFNTTSATNLDQGSSTAYWSTAYTRFFYPTVGMKTTEVYLMQAECYAREDKLAEAVGVLNTLRAKRIVSGTVDLAVPATRKETMELVINERRRELLLGFNRFFDLKRLNTETDYAKTVTRVFPLVNKTVPQKTYTLQPNSRLYVIPFPLSALTKNPKLTLNTDEKLPF from the coding sequence ATGAAACATATATATATAATAACGCTGTCGCTTTTGATGTTAACGGTAACATCATGCGAAGAATATACAGATGTAACGCCAAAAGGTGCTTTGGTTATCGAAACAGCAGCACAATTTTATGAAATGGTATCGCTGCCAAACAGAGGTTATCCCATCAGTAATTTTCAGTATCTGTCAGATGATCAATGGATGAAAGAAAGCAACGTAATAGGCGTAACTCCAAACGTTGATATTATTAATTTTACTTTTGATGAAACTACAGACAGAGTTTCTTTATTGAAAACTTCGAGTTTTTACAATCAGGCTTACGCGTATATCAACAGATGGAATACCATTATTACATTAATTGATGACAGTAAAGGAGATGAAAATACCAAAAAATTAGCAAAAGCAGAAGCTAAAATCAACAGAGCTTACGATCACTTTTTGTTAGTTAATACTTATGCAAAAGGATATAATCCGCAAACGGCGGCAACTGACGGCGGTATTTGTATTATGGATAAATTTGATCTGGAAGCGCAACCGGCAAAATCGACCGTAGCTCAGGTTTACGATTTTATTCAGAAGGATATAGAAGATGCATTGCCTTATCTTCAGGAAAAACCACTTGATGTTTATCATCCTTCGCTGGCATTTGCGTATGCTTTTAAAGCGAAAGTTCATTTGTTTAAACGTGAAATTGCCAAAGCAAGAGAAGCCGCAGAAAAATCATTAAGTTATAACAATCAAATTTTTGATATGGTAGCTTATAGTAAACAAGGCGGACCAACAGTAGTTACCGTTCCAGCAGCAAATAATGTAGAAGTATTGAGTTACCAATACATGACAGGTTATAATGAGATGAATTTTGCTTATCAATATGTTATAAGCCCGGAACTAAGAACTTTATTCGGGACAAATGATGCACGTTTTAATCTGTTTTTCAATACAACGAGCGCAACAAATTTAGATCAGGGTTCAAGTACGGCTTATTGGTCAACTGCGTATACGAGATTCTTTTATCCAACTGTTGGAATGAAAACGACTGAGGTATATTTAATGCAAGCTGAATGTTATGCCAGAGAAGATAAATTGGCAGAAGCTGTTGGTGTTTTAAACACATTAAGAGCAAAACGTATTGTATCCGGAACTGTAGATTTAGCGGTTCCAGCGACCAGAAAAGAAACTATGGAGTTGGTTATAAACGAACGCAGAAGAGAATTGCTTTTAGGTTTCAATCGTTTCTTTGATCTTAAGAGATTAAATACTGAAACTGATTATGCAAAAACCGTTACAAGAGTATTTCCGCTGGTAAACAAAACCGTTCCTCAAAAAACGTACACGCTACAGCCTAATTCAAGGTTATACGTTATTCCGTTTCCTTTGTCTGCCCTTACAAAAAATCCAAAACTTACATTAAATACAGACGAGAAACTTCCGTTTTAA
- a CDS encoding zinc-dependent metalloprotease: MKKIFLLLIMLVAGHQHGFAQTPEKKADSTSTPPKGMQPYNKIITDKAKTKSGLFVVSQVDTKYYLQIPDSLFNRYMLVVTRYLSTPEGFGRFGGEKANEQTIYFEKGTNNTVFLRSLQYRQDVRNADSMLAKALEGSNENPIVAAFPIKTTNPDTGNVVIEVTDAFKKENAMFSLGSQEKTEKKLTSLADDKSFIETIDTYPINIEVKTTKTYTSTTASSGTITLRVNTSIVLLPKIPMRKRFADERVGFFANKYVLFDDDEQRAQTKFIIQRYRLEPKDKDIKKYLNGELVEPKKQIVYYIDPATPKKWRPYLIAGINDWQKAFEAAGFKNAIVGKEWPENDPTMSLEDARYSVVRYYASETPNAYGPRVSDPRSGEIIESHVGWYHNVMKLVQRWYMIQAGPLDARARKMHLDDELMGQLIRFVSSHEIGHTIGLRHNMGASSATPVEKLRDKKWVEANGHTVSIMDYARFNYVAQPEDNISPKGIYPRIGAYDKWALKWGYSYFPKAKDEFEEEDILAKITTDSLKANPKLWFGGEGKEEDPRSQTEDLGDDAVLASDYGIKNLKRVVPNLIEWTYQPNDAYDNLADMHKAVVRQYGLYLYHVLKYIGNNYVTKRTVDEKGVVYQPVPKAKVKAAVDYVGRQLFVAPLWIYPQDISQLISLKAEDQIADQQNQILNMLLSSGILYNISLKAMQFEGAYTVPEFLNDLEQTVWIKFSGDEKLDYYRRALQRSYVDKLYLLLLPKEAEGSRALNTAQRSDVRLYAKQHLVKLRSDVTKLMIGSTDLNKEHFESILIEIDKITSKLNKTDI; the protein is encoded by the coding sequence ATGAAAAAAATATTCCTATTACTAATCATGCTGGTTGCAGGACACCAGCATGGTTTTGCTCAAACTCCCGAAAAAAAAGCAGATAGCACAAGTACGCCACCAAAAGGTATGCAGCCTTATAATAAAATAATTACTGATAAAGCTAAAACTAAATCAGGATTGTTCGTTGTTAGTCAGGTAGATACTAAATATTATTTGCAAATTCCAGACAGTTTATTCAACAGATACATGTTGGTTGTAACCCGATATCTTTCTACTCCTGAAGGTTTTGGACGTTTTGGCGGAGAAAAAGCCAACGAGCAGACTATCTATTTTGAAAAAGGAACAAACAATACCGTTTTTCTAAGATCGTTACAATATAGACAAGACGTTCGCAATGCTGATTCTATGTTGGCAAAAGCATTAGAAGGAAGCAACGAGAATCCAATTGTGGCAGCTTTTCCAATAAAAACAACCAATCCGGACACAGGAAATGTTGTCATTGAAGTAACAGATGCTTTCAAAAAAGAGAATGCAATGTTCTCATTAGGAAGTCAGGAAAAAACAGAAAAAAAATTAACGTCTCTGGCTGATGATAAATCTTTTATTGAAACGATAGATACATATCCGATTAACATAGAGGTTAAAACTACAAAAACCTATACAAGCACAACTGCAAGCAGCGGAACAATAACATTAAGAGTAAATACCTCGATTGTGTTATTGCCAAAAATACCAATGCGCAAACGTTTTGCCGATGAAAGAGTTGGTTTTTTTGCTAATAAATATGTTTTGTTTGATGATGATGAACAACGCGCTCAGACGAAATTTATAATTCAGCGTTATCGTCTGGAACCGAAAGACAAGGACATTAAGAAATATCTAAACGGTGAATTGGTTGAACCAAAAAAACAGATCGTTTATTACATTGATCCGGCAACACCAAAAAAATGGAGACCGTATTTAATTGCAGGAATCAACGACTGGCAAAAGGCTTTTGAAGCAGCAGGTTTTAAAAATGCTATTGTGGGTAAAGAATGGCCGGAAAATGATCCAACAATGAGTTTAGAAGATGCAAGGTATTCTGTTGTAAGATATTATGCATCAGAAACACCAAATGCTTACGGACCAAGAGTAAGCGATCCAAGAAGTGGAGAAATCATCGAAAGTCACGTTGGCTGGTATCATAATGTGATGAAATTAGTACAAAGATGGTACATGATTCAGGCAGGACCTTTGGATGCAAGAGCTAGAAAAATGCATTTAGATGATGAGTTAATGGGACAATTAATTCGTTTTGTTTCGTCGCATGAAATTGGACACACAATTGGTTTGCGTCATAATATGGGAGCAAGCAGCGCTACTCCTGTAGAAAAATTAAGAGATAAAAAATGGGTTGAAGCAAATGGTCATACAGTTTCTATAATGGATTATGCCCGTTTTAATTATGTTGCACAACCGGAAGATAATATTAGCCCAAAAGGAATTTATCCGCGTATTGGTGCGTATGACAAATGGGCTTTGAAATGGGGTTACAGCTATTTTCCAAAAGCTAAAGACGAATTTGAAGAAGAAGATATACTTGCAAAAATAACGACAGATAGTTTGAAAGCAAATCCAAAATTATGGTTTGGAGGCGAAGGAAAAGAGGAAGATCCCCGCAGCCAGACAGAAGATCTTGGAGATGATGCAGTTCTTGCGAGCGACTACGGAATTAAAAATTTAAAGCGTGTAGTTCCTAATCTTATCGAGTGGACGTATCAGCCAAACGATGCATATGATAATTTAGCGGATATGCATAAAGCAGTTGTAAGACAATATGGTTTGTATTTATATCATGTACTGAAATATATTGGTAATAATTATGTCACAAAAAGAACTGTTGATGAAAAAGGTGTAGTGTACCAGCCAGTTCCAAAAGCCAAAGTAAAAGCAGCCGTAGATTATGTAGGACGACAATTGTTTGTAGCTCCGCTCTGGATATATCCTCAGGATATTAGTCAATTAATTTCTTTAAAAGCCGAAGATCAAATTGCAGATCAACAAAATCAAATATTAAATATGTTGTTGAGTTCTGGTATTTTGTACAACATTAGTCTAAAAGCAATGCAGTTTGAAGGAGCTTATACGGTTCCAGAGTTTTTAAACGATTTAGAGCAAACGGTTTGGATTAAATTTAGCGGAGACGAAAAATTAGATTATTACAGACGCGCACTTCAGCGCAGCTACGTCGATAAGTTATACTTATTACTGTTACCAAAAGAGGCAGAAGGAAGCAGAGCTTTAAATACTGCACAACGAAGTGACGTAAGATTATATGCCAAACAACATCTTGTAAAATTAAGATCTGATGTTACAAAATTGATGATTGGAAGTACAGATTTAAATAAAGAACATTTTGAAAGTATTTTGATCGAAATTGACAAGATCACTTCAAAACTAAATAAAACAGATATATGA
- a CDS encoding DUF3347 domain-containing protein, producing the protein MRKLLVIALIGLTTLANAQITSKQEVAPELVAKREAQKKEITAKYLALKNDLLVSDSLAVVKNATALQLSLKNFRFKKLNIEQMNAATMARKEIIDLAGEVAATKNINKQRKIFQTLSAKFWDLAPKFKADDIALNLQVCPMTGAMWLSDSKEIKNPYYPKNMLTCGEVKASL; encoded by the coding sequence ATGAGAAAATTATTAGTTATAGCATTAATAGGATTAACTACTTTGGCAAATGCCCAAATAACATCAAAGCAGGAAGTTGCCCCGGAATTAGTTGCAAAACGTGAAGCACAGAAAAAGGAAATTACAGCCAAATATCTGGCTTTAAAGAATGATCTTCTTGTTTCGGATAGTCTTGCGGTGGTTAAAAATGCAACGGCTTTACAGCTTTCATTAAAGAATTTCAGATTTAAAAAATTAAACATCGAACAAATGAACGCCGCTACAATGGCAAGAAAAGAAATTATAGATCTTGCAGGCGAAGTTGCAGCAACAAAAAATATCAATAAGCAGCGTAAAATTTTCCAGACGCTTTCGGCTAAATTTTGGGATTTAGCACCTAAATTCAAAGCCGATGATATTGCATTAAATCTTCAGGTTTGCCCAATGACCGGTGCTATGTGGCTTAGTGATAGTAAGGAAATCAAAAATCCTTACTACCCAAAAAATATGTTGACTTGCGGTGAAGTAAAAGCAAGTTTATAA
- a CDS encoding GyrI-like domain-containing protein, translated as MKEDYIKRINNILLFIDHNLDQELTLETIAKIGNYSPFHLHRIFKAITNENINQYVTRKRIEKAALILIHKKEITISELSLQYGFNSNSSFTRTFKKFYAISPSDFRRNHANKFSKIGKPDSKNGQENGITDEYICNINNHKNWIKMKAKIEIKELPKLDLAYITQIGHEGMHNAYTKLIKWATPKGLLENENVKIITIYHDSFKVTDPDKVRMSACISLKEKINVDGEIGLTTIESGKFIVGHFEIRIDEFEKSWSGLFIWMNENGYKKADRNPYEIYYNNFNEHPEKISIVDFCIPIE; from the coding sequence ATGAAAGAAGATTACATAAAAAGGATTAATAACATATTACTATTTATTGACCACAATTTAGATCAGGAACTGACTTTGGAAACTATCGCTAAAATTGGAAATTACTCGCCATTCCATTTGCACAGAATTTTTAAAGCAATCACAAACGAGAATATAAATCAATACGTTACTCGTAAAAGAATTGAAAAAGCTGCATTAATACTTATACATAAAAAAGAAATCACAATCTCTGAACTTTCATTACAATATGGATTTAACAGCAATTCTTCTTTTACCAGAACTTTTAAGAAATTTTACGCAATAAGTCCCTCCGACTTCAGAAGAAACCACGCAAACAAATTTAGCAAGATTGGTAAACCGGATAGCAAGAATGGACAAGAAAATGGCATAACTGACGAATATATTTGCAACATTAATAATCATAAAAATTGGATTAAAATGAAAGCAAAAATTGAAATTAAAGAATTACCAAAATTAGATCTTGCCTATATTACCCAAATTGGACACGAAGGAATGCATAATGCTTATACAAAATTAATTAAGTGGGCAACTCCAAAAGGGCTTTTAGAAAATGAAAACGTAAAAATAATTACTATTTATCACGACAGTTTTAAAGTTACAGATCCCGATAAAGTTAGAATGAGTGCTTGTATTTCCCTGAAAGAAAAAATTAATGTTGACGGAGAAATTGGTTTAACGACAATTGAAAGTGGTAAATTTATTGTAGGACATTTTGAAATTAGAATAGATGAATTTGAGAAATCATGGAGTGGCCTTTTTATTTGGATGAACGAAAACGGATATAAAAAAGCGGATCGAAATCCTTATGAAATTTATTATAATAATTTCAATGAGCATCCGGAAAAAATAAGTATCGTAGATTTTTGTATTCCAATTGAATAA
- a CDS encoding DUF1203 domain-containing protein → MKKFKIVPLSKEFVSQIRKTNIDNFGNQVYEQLATGKGPCRISLKPFNVGQDIRLVFAYSPFSENNAFNQSGPIFIHKNEVEQYSDIYNFPKELKADKENFPLSLIGYSKEQKMIFTKLVGDNDIDLLIAEIFETKSDVEYLHARNSEACCFICKIERV, encoded by the coding sequence ATGAAAAAATTTAAAATTGTTCCGTTGTCTAAAGAGTTTGTAAGTCAAATTCGGAAAACAAATATTGATAATTTTGGTAATCAGGTTTACGAGCAATTAGCAACGGGAAAAGGACCATGCCGAATTTCGTTGAAACCATTTAATGTCGGTCAGGATATTCGTTTGGTTTTTGCTTATAGTCCGTTTTCAGAAAACAATGCTTTTAATCAATCCGGACCTATATTTATTCACAAAAACGAAGTCGAGCAATATTCGGATATTTACAATTTCCCTAAAGAATTAAAAGCAGATAAAGAAAATTTTCCTTTATCGCTAATTGGCTATAGCAAAGAACAAAAAATGATTTTCACTAAATTAGTTGGCGACAATGATATCGATTTACTAATTGCAGAAATCTTTGAAACAAAAAGCGATGTTGAATATCTTCATGCAAGAAATTCAGAAGCTTGTTGTTTTATTTGTAAAATCGAAAGGGTGTAG
- a CDS encoding restriction endonuclease, whose amino-acid sequence MEDQNKLDWKTYEFITKYIYETLGKEYNINIEGYGNNCKIKGNSGVTHQVDVLTSETDNTGTYRTAIECKYWNKKVTKETVMKLLSIINDTDIKRGIIVSKSGYTADAQQFAKYNKILIVHLRETGKEDKELQKELHFFDVIVNIKMNIRRPEVTNIIAKDLDDNLIKVNENYQYHIFIEQVNGKRTRLFDEIMVFKEYLDKQKPFVTVTKTYDYENSNLRFQNNIQKIKSITYTGLLTVQDKNQNKTFSIIDKVWLIMEKIFEEQTFVISEGGLIVQNLDKKSN is encoded by the coding sequence ATGGAAGATCAAAACAAACTTGACTGGAAAACCTATGAGTTTATAACAAAATATATCTATGAAACTTTAGGAAAAGAATATAACATTAATATTGAAGGATACGGTAATAACTGTAAAATCAAGGGTAACTCAGGAGTTACGCATCAAGTAGACGTGTTAACTTCGGAAACTGATAATACTGGTACGTATAGAACTGCTATAGAATGCAAATATTGGAATAAAAAAGTCACTAAAGAAACAGTGATGAAACTTTTATCAATCATTAATGATACCGATATAAAACGAGGAATTATAGTGTCTAAAAGTGGTTATACTGCCGATGCTCAACAATTTGCTAAGTATAATAAAATATTAATTGTTCATTTACGAGAAACTGGTAAAGAGGATAAAGAACTACAAAAAGAATTACATTTTTTTGATGTAATAGTAAATATCAAAATGAATATCAGGCGTCCCGAAGTAACTAATATTATTGCAAAGGATCTTGATGATAATCTAATAAAAGTAAACGAAAACTATCAGTATCATATTTTTATCGAGCAGGTTAATGGTAAAAGAACAAGATTGTTTGATGAAATAATGGTATTCAAAGAATATCTAGATAAACAGAAACCTTTTGTAACAGTGACTAAAACGTATGATTATGAAAATTCAAACCTACGTTTTCAAAACAATATACAAAAAATAAAAAGTATTACTTACACTGGCTTATTAACCGTTCAGGATAAAAATCAGAATAAGACGTTTTCAATTATTGATAAAGTGTGGCTAATAATGGAAAAAATTTTTGAAGAACAAACATTTGTCATTTCTGAAGGCGGCTTAATTGTTCAAAATTTGGATAAAAAAAGTAATTAG
- a CDS encoding SIR2 family protein yields MDNNKEILNKIAFLKEAINNDKLVVFAGSGVSVDSGLPVWKDLLAGIKLKLNFNAEYENDALKISQLLFNEKGEKDYNSIIKEIIYRKSTNKYNPIHSIIYNLNPQHIVTTNYDNFFEQIIENEGLPFSLVVKDEDLPYAKHKNLLIKYHGDFDNHNIVLKETDYLEFSKNHTLKEIFIKSLFSNKVILFIGYSFSDINLKLVNREMQYLLKKHHQRAYIINLSDTVSHSEKIYYENLGINIINYNQAKNEILDLDNYLDINQDSLSQHSSKVYKILNYLKKFDLDKYKYNAGEKLKDDQIIDELYNAMYRFYYFRVLPEKFIANFYPFNKYYKGTNNDLIVKEASIICYNEDLFNLINRYQGEDDENFSESQQEKIKYCLHRLIWSGVEYLVKPLNKLTHSFFKGDFSTKISLQEKTKPATCDCINCNLRSYKFAKSLKQIDKYIISESSDLFDDLSYAFGLLSIFKNHKSFYAFKQIFVKANKVKKYEVSFLAKYNMYRIGKTHLTFISPNLTNDEMQSIKNEVRSIDLDRELNKIRYFVDEKMFEFLREIKNGVYIQNLCNDIDDNYFKIFKTKNLIKLGGSSSNNDIANLYHGIVDLENFREYNFVYGNGFSKINRTIEKSISAFLTAYSIKLIDVSDSPRIFGVPALNTYDNYLLKMIVNYVKPKDLLDFLKENNLNNIEIDKSANSFIFDVSNFLSSATEETGYEFMPELKFISEIISDDYFAQSLKTKLENICIIIAHFDFSAYQINTFINKLNEFIKHIKFSQGFEYKYLEMVIDKKYMHIESSHLEKTMDLFHINYRYNQTYFLLLNVLKIKNENFALESFNLENLTFENNIQHIDSIYNSLNDNDKTIFISKLHEFLKSGEAKTVDLCFAIDNINFVTDEIIQTYKIKINSLLQLKSDYNYRKNQNIQILNFIRLLYFGKIERSKIERSKIKNEYYKFLLNPERYSKEKFDPRWLKICSDQIFLTRFRKNQYIITALEKYLIANEDTELSNIYFKLKR; encoded by the coding sequence ATGGATAATAACAAAGAGATTTTAAATAAAATTGCATTTTTAAAAGAAGCTATTAATAATGATAAGCTAGTGGTTTTTGCAGGTTCTGGAGTCTCTGTAGATTCTGGCTTACCAGTTTGGAAAGATTTGTTAGCTGGTATAAAATTAAAATTAAATTTTAATGCTGAATACGAAAATGATGCTTTAAAAATTTCGCAGCTTCTTTTTAATGAAAAAGGAGAGAAAGATTACAATAGCATTATAAAAGAAATTATATATAGAAAAAGTACCAATAAATATAATCCAATACATAGTATTATTTATAATCTTAATCCGCAGCACATTGTCACCACTAATTATGATAATTTCTTCGAACAAATCATAGAAAATGAAGGGCTTCCTTTTTCGCTTGTAGTCAAAGATGAAGACTTACCTTACGCCAAACATAAAAATCTTTTAATTAAATATCATGGAGATTTTGATAATCATAATATTGTCCTTAAAGAAACTGATTACCTAGAATTCAGTAAGAATCATACTTTAAAAGAAATTTTTATAAAATCTCTGTTTAGTAATAAAGTTATATTGTTTATTGGATATAGCTTTTCAGATATAAACTTAAAATTAGTAAATAGAGAAATGCAGTATTTACTAAAAAAACATCATCAGAGAGCTTATATTATAAATTTATCCGATACCGTTTCTCATTCGGAAAAAATTTATTACGAAAACCTAGGGATAAATATTATAAATTATAATCAAGCTAAAAATGAGATTTTAGATCTTGATAACTACCTTGATATTAACCAAGATTCATTGAGTCAGCACAGTTCCAAAGTTTACAAAATATTAAATTATTTAAAAAAATTCGATTTAGATAAATACAAATACAATGCTGGTGAAAAGTTAAAGGATGATCAAATTATAGATGAATTATACAATGCTATGTATAGATTTTATTATTTTAGAGTTCTGCCAGAAAAATTTATCGCTAATTTTTATCCTTTTAATAAATATTACAAGGGAACCAACAATGATTTAATTGTTAAAGAAGCTAGTATCATTTGTTATAATGAAGATTTATTTAATTTAATAAATAGATACCAAGGAGAAGATGATGAAAACTTTAGTGAATCTCAGCAAGAAAAGATAAAATACTGCCTTCACAGACTTATTTGGTCTGGTGTAGAGTACTTAGTAAAACCTTTAAACAAACTTACTCATAGTTTTTTTAAAGGCGACTTTTCAACAAAAATTTCATTACAAGAAAAAACTAAACCTGCAACATGTGACTGTATTAATTGTAATCTTCGCAGCTATAAATTTGCAAAATCTCTAAAACAAATTGACAAATATATAATTTCCGAATCCTCTGACTTATTTGATGATTTATCATATGCATTTGGATTATTAAGTATTTTTAAAAATCACAAATCCTTCTATGCATTTAAACAGATATTTGTAAAAGCCAACAAAGTTAAAAAGTACGAAGTTAGTTTCCTAGCCAAATATAATATGTACAGGATCGGAAAAACTCACTTAACATTTATATCTCCAAATCTTACTAATGACGAAATGCAATCAATTAAAAATGAAGTAAGAAGCATTGACTTAGATCGTGAATTGAATAAAATTAGATATTTTGTTGATGAGAAAATGTTTGAATTTCTCAGAGAAATTAAAAACGGTGTATATATACAGAATTTATGTAATGATATTGATGACAACTACTTTAAAATATTCAAAACCAAAAATTTAATTAAACTAGGCGGCTCTAGTTCTAATAACGATATAGCCAATCTATATCATGGTATAGTTGATCTAGAAAATTTTAGAGAATATAATTTTGTGTATGGTAATGGTTTTTCAAAAATTAACAGAACCATTGAAAAATCTATATCTGCTTTTTTAACAGCTTATTCCATAAAATTAATTGATGTCTCAGATTCTCCGCGAATCTTTGGCGTTCCAGCACTTAACACTTATGATAATTATCTTTTAAAAATGATTGTAAATTATGTTAAACCTAAAGATTTACTTGACTTTTTAAAAGAGAATAATTTAAATAATATAGAAATTGATAAAAGTGCAAACAGTTTTATTTTTGATGTATCAAATTTCTTAAGTTCTGCTACTGAAGAAACGGGTTATGAATTTATGCCAGAATTAAAATTTATATCCGAGATAATTTCTGATGATTATTTTGCACAATCATTAAAAACTAAACTAGAAAACATATGCATAATAATAGCTCATTTTGATTTTAGTGCCTATCAAATTAATACCTTCATTAATAAGTTAAATGAGTTTATCAAGCATATAAAATTTTCTCAAGGATTTGAATATAAATACTTAGAGATGGTTATAGATAAAAAATATATGCACATAGAATCTTCTCATTTGGAAAAAACTATGGATCTGTTTCATATTAATTATAGATATAATCAAACTTACTTTTTATTACTGAATGTACTAAAAATTAAAAACGAAAATTTTGCTTTAGAATCATTTAATTTAGAAAATTTAACTTTTGAAAATAATATACAACACATTGACTCAATTTATAACAGTTTAAATGATAACGATAAAACAATCTTCATATCAAAACTTCATGAATTTCTAAAATCAGGTGAGGCTAAAACAGTTGATTTATGTTTTGCAATTGACAACATAAATTTTGTCACAGACGAGATTATACAAACTTACAAAATCAAGATAAATTCTCTTTTGCAATTAAAAAGTGATTATAACTACAGAAAAAATCAGAATATCCAGATTTTGAATTTTATTAGATTATTATATTTCGGTAAAATTGAAAGATCTAAAATTGAAAGATCTAAAATTAAAAATGAATATTACAAATTTCTTCTTAACCCAGAGAGGTACTCAAAAGAGAAGTTTGATCCTCGTTGGCTGAAAATTTGTTCTGATCAAATATTTTTAACTCGATTTAGAAAAAATCAATACATAATCACGGCACTGGAAAAGTACTTGATTGCAAACGAAGATACAGAACTCTCAAATATTTATTTTAAATTGAAAAGATAA
- a CDS encoding helix-turn-helix transcriptional regulator — translation MEQKIHQGKNVKRFREMLNIKQEALAYDLGNDWNQKKISMLEQKDVIEDNLLKQISAVLKIPVEAFQNFDAEQAVNVIANTYSFQDFKDNAVASGFSYQPTFNPVDKIVQLYDEKIALYERMLKEKDEMMARFEKLINK, via the coding sequence ATGGAACAGAAAATACATCAGGGAAAAAACGTCAAACGTTTTAGAGAAATGCTTAACATAAAGCAGGAAGCATTAGCTTATGATCTTGGAAATGACTGGAATCAGAAGAAAATTTCTATGCTCGAGCAGAAAGATGTAATTGAAGATAATCTATTGAAACAAATTTCAGCTGTATTAAAAATTCCGGTTGAAGCTTTTCAGAATTTTGATGCAGAACAAGCGGTAAATGTGATTGCAAATACTTATTCATTCCAAGATTTTAAGGATAACGCTGTCGCTTCCGGGTTTAGCTACCAACCCACTTTCAATCCTGTTGACAAAATTGTTCAATTATATGATGAAAAAATTGCGTTATACGAACGTATGTTGAAAGAGAAAGATGAAATGATGGCGAGGTTTGAAAAATTAATCAATAAGTAA